The Pan troglodytes isolate AG18354 chromosome 1, NHGRI_mPanTro3-v2.0_pri, whole genome shotgun sequence genome includes a region encoding these proteins:
- the OR6P1 gene encoding olfactory receptor 6P1 translates to MRNLSGGHVEEFVLVGFPTTPPLQLLLFVLFFAIYLLTLLENALIVFTIWLAPSLHRPMYFFLGHLSFLELWYINVTIPRLLAAFLTQDGRVSYVGCMTQLYFFIALACTECVLLAVMAYDRYLAICGPLLYPSLMPSSLATRLAAASWGSGFFSSMMKLLFISQLSYCGPNIINHFFCDISPLLNLTCSDKEQAELVDFLLALVMILLPLLAVVSSYTAIIAAILRIPTSRGRHKAFSTCAAHLAVVVIYYSSTLFTYARSQAMYTFNHNKIISVLYTIIVPFFNPAIYCLRNKEVKEAFRKTVMGRCHYPRDVPD, encoded by the coding sequence ATGAGAAATTTGAGTGGAGGCCATGTCGAGGAGTTTGTCTTGGTGGGTTTCCCTACCACGCCTCCCCTCCAGCTGCtcctctttgtccttttttttgcAATTTACCTTCTGACATTGTTGGAGAATGCACTCATTGTCTTCACAATATGGCTTGCTCCAAGCCTTCATCGCCCCATGTACTTTTTCCTTGGCCATCTCTCTTTCCTGGAGCTATGGTACATCAATGTCACCATTCCTCGGCTCTTGGCAGCCTTTCTTACCCAGGATGGTAGAGTCTCCTACGTAGGTTGCATGACCCAACTGTACTTCTTTATTGCCTTAGCCTGTACTGAATGTGTGCTGTTGGCAGTTATGGCCTATGATCGCTACCTGGCCATCTGTGGACCCCTCCTTTACCCTAGTCTCATGCCTTCCAGTCTGGCCACTCGCCTTGCTGCTGCCTCTTGGGGCAGTGGCTTCTTCAGCTCCATGATGAagcttctttttatttcccaATTGTCCTACTGTGGACCCAACATTATCAACCACTTTTTCTGTGATATTTCCCCACTACTCAACCTCACCTGCTCTGACAAGGAGCAAGCAGAGCTAGTAGACTTCCTTCTGGCCCTGGTGATGATTCTACTCCCTCTATTGGCTGTGGTTTCATCATACACTGCCATCATTGCAGCCATCCTGAGGATCCCTACTTCCAGGGGACGCCACAAAGCCTTTTCCACTTGTGCCGCTCATCTGGCAGTGGTTGTTATCTACTACTCCTCCACTCTCTTCACCTATGCACGGTCCCAGGCCATGTACACCTTCAACCACAACAAGATTATCTCTGTGCTCTACACTATCATTGTACCATTCTTCAACCCAGCCATCTACTGCCTGAGGAACAAGGAGGTGAAGGAGGCCTTCAGGAAGACAGTGATGGGCAGATGTCACTATCCTAGGGATGTTCCGGACTGA